TGGTAAGAACAGCAATATCTTCCAGCATAGCTTTACGGCGATCGCCAAATCCTGGTGCTTTGACGGCACAGACTCGCAATACGCCACGCATGTTGTTCACGACCAGGGTTGCCAACGCTTCTTTTTCAATGTCTTCGGCAATGATCAGGAGTGGCTTGGCTGCTCGTGCCATTTGCTCCAGGATTGGCACCAAATCTTGCACTAGGGTAATCTTTCTGTCAGTAATTAGGATATAGGGTTCTTCCAGAACCGCTTCCATGCGTTCTGCATCGGTCACGAAATAAGGGGAAATATAGCCCTTATCAAAGCGCATCCCTTCTGTGACTTCCAGTTCCGTCTGCATGGACTTCCCTTCTTCTAGGGAAATCACACCTTCTTTGCCGACTTTCTCCATCGCCTCGGCAATCATCTGCCCAACTTCAGCATCGTTGCCCGCAGAAATTGTGGCGACTTGGGCGATTGATTTTGAGTCATCAATCTGACGGGCATGTTCTTGAATTCGGTCAACGATAAAGTGGGTGGCTTTATCAATACCGCGTTTCAGTGTCAGCGGATTTGCGCCGGCTGCCACGTTACGCAATCCCTCTCGAACCATGGCATGGGCGAGTACGGTTGCAGTGGTCGTTCCATCTCCCGCAATATCGTTCGTTTTCGATGCCGCTTGCCGCAGGAGAGACACTCCGGTGTTTTCTACGTGATCTTCTAGCTCAATTTCTTTGGCGATCGTCACACCATCATTGACAATTTGTGGTGCGCCGTATTTCTTCTCCAACACCACATTGCGCCCCTTGGGACCAAGGGTGACAGCCACTGCTTCTGCCAGCGCATCAATCCC
This portion of the Chroogloeocystis siderophila 5.2 s.c.1 genome encodes:
- the groL gene encoding chaperonin GroEL (60 kDa chaperone family; promotes refolding of misfolded polypeptides especially under stressful conditions; forms two stacked rings of heptamers to form a barrel-shaped 14mer; ends can be capped by GroES; misfolded proteins enter the barrel where they are refolded when GroES binds), with the protein product MAKTILYNDVARRSLEKGIDALAEAVAVTLGPKGRNVVLEKKYGAPQIVNDGVTIAKEIELEDHVENTGVSLLRQAASKTNDIAGDGTTTATVLAHAMVREGLRNVAAGANPLTLKRGIDKATHFIVDRIQEHARQIDDSKSIAQVATISAGNDAEVGQMIAEAMEKVGKEGVISLEEGKSMQTELEVTEGMRFDKGYISPYFVTDAERMEAVLEEPYILITDRKITLVQDLVPILEQMARAAKPLLIIAEDIEKEALATLVVNNMRGVLRVCAVKAPGFGDRRKAMLEDIAVLTNGQVISEDTGLKLENVKLEMLGKARRVTITKDDTTIVAEGNEKAVKARCEQIRRQMEETDSSYDKEKLQERLAKLAGGVAVIKVGAATETELKDRKLRLEDAINSTKAAVEEGIVPGGGTTFAHLAPQLEEWAKNNLQDEQLTGAMIVARALYAPLRRIADNAGANGAVIAERVRGLPFDEGYDAATDTFVNMFEAGIVDPAKVARSALQNAASVAGMVLTTECIVVDKPEPKEKTPAGAGAGGGDFDY